The following are encoded in a window of Nitrospinota bacterium genomic DNA:
- a CDS encoding sulfite exporter TauE/SafE family protein produces MYYALSILFGSFVGFSLGLTGGGGSLLAVPLLVYGLSIEPREAFGISLAVVGATALIGLVQRIRAGEVEFGTGILFAIAGMIGVPVGIWLAGKISEAILLTLFTVLMLFLAWRMWRESSREIKNDSQLNPSTCQREESGKLKFTSRCALLLLLAGLATGFLAGMFGVGGGIVIVPALVMFSGMPIHRAVGTSLFVIVLISISGVSSHFLAGREISLEVTGLFVFGGILGLVLSHLVSKRISGSLLQKVFAAGIVVVALFIVSKILS; encoded by the coding sequence ATGTATTACGCACTCAGCATTTTATTTGGTTCGTTCGTGGGTTTTTCCCTCGGTCTGACAGGCGGTGGTGGTTCTTTATTGGCCGTTCCGCTTTTGGTTTACGGTCTGTCGATAGAGCCACGCGAGGCTTTTGGGATATCTCTAGCAGTGGTTGGGGCAACGGCGTTGATTGGCCTGGTACAGCGAATAAGAGCTGGGGAAGTAGAGTTTGGAACGGGTATTTTATTTGCCATCGCCGGGATGATCGGAGTTCCCGTTGGCATCTGGCTGGCGGGAAAAATTTCTGAAGCTATTTTATTAACGTTGTTTACAGTATTGATGCTGTTTCTCGCCTGGAGAATGTGGCGTGAATCATCCAGGGAGATAAAGAATGATTCCCAACTCAATCCCTCAACATGCCAGCGTGAGGAAAGTGGCAAACTGAAATTCACGTCTCGATGCGCCCTGCTTCTTCTGCTTGCAGGGCTGGCGACCGGTTTCCTGGCAGGCATGTTCGGCGTAGGCGGTGGAATTGTGATCGTGCCGGCGCTTGTAATGTTTAGTGGCATGCCGATTCATCGCGCTGTTGGAACTTCGCTATTCGTAATCGTGTTGATCAGTATTTCCGGGGTATCATCTCATTTCCTGGCTGGCCGGGAAATATCACTGGAAGTGACTGGTTTGTTTGTGTTCGGAGGGATACTGGGTTTGGTTCTCAGTCACCTGGTGTCCAAACGGATATCCGGTTCCCTGCTTCAGAAGGTGTTTGCGGCAGGCATCGTAGTTGTTGCGCTATTCATCGTGAGCAAAATACTTTCGTAA